The [Chlorobium] sp. 445 genome segment CGTAAAGTCGCAACTGTACTAAATCAACGCTTGGCAGCGGGGACTTACACCGTGCAATTTAATGCCTCGCAACTCTCGAGCGGTATGTATTTCTACCGCATTAATGCCGGCAATTTCAGACAAACAATGAAGATGATGCTGGTGAAGTAAATCACTGCAAGACTTGAAAGGCTCGGTGAATGCCGAGCCTTTCTGAATTTTCTCTTTTGCATCCTTTCTCAAAACTAGCATGTGGCGGAGCATTTGCGCAGGCTTAAAAGTGCCTTCTTTAAGAAAGTGGATCTTAATCTTGGTGGTATTGTTGTTTGGTTGTGCAAATGAGCGGGAAAAGGTGATTACAGTCTGGACGCAAATGAACCCTGGAGAGCGCAATGTCCTAAGAGAAATGCTGGAGAAATTTGCAACGGAACACCCCGATGGTAAAGAACTCACTGCAAAAGGGTATAAATTTCGCGAACTCTTTTATGAAACTGAGCCTATTCGCACAAACTTTATGATTGCTGCGCTCGGCGGCTCTGGTCCTGAACTTGTCTATGGACCAAGTGATATGGTTGGTCCATTTGTAAAATTAGGTGTGATTCAGCCGCTGGAAAATTTGTTTGAGCCGGCCTTTTTAGATAGCTTTATTACAAAGCCCATTCCCGCAAACACATTTCTTGAAGGCCATTTGTATCAAATCGGCGACCAAATTGGCAATCATTTGTGCTTGGTCTACAATAAAGACTTGATTCCAACCCCACCTAAGACGATGAATGAATTGATTGAATGGGGAAAGACTTTTACAAAGGATATAAATGGTGATGGCAAACCCGATCAGTATGCGTTGGTGTGGAACTATACTGAGCCCTATTTTTTTGTACCTTTTCTTGGAGGGTACGGTGGAATCATAATGAATGAAAACGCAGAGCCAAAATTAAATAGTGAGGCAACTGTGAAAGCTGCGCAGCTCATCAAGGACTTAAGAGATAAGCATGGAATTA includes the following:
- a CDS encoding ABC transporter substrate-binding protein, producing the protein MWRSICAGLKVPSLRKWILILVVLLFGCANEREKVITVWTQMNPGERNVLREMLEKFATEHPDGKELTAKGYKFRELFYETEPIRTNFMIAALGGSGPELVYGPSDMVGPFVKLGVIQPLENLFEPAFLDSFITKPIPANTFLEGHLYQIGDQIGNHLCLVYNKDLIPTPPKTMNELIEWGKTFTKDINGDGKPDQYALVWNYTEPYFFVPFLGGYGGIIMNENAEPKLNSEATVKAAQLIKDLRDKHGIIPQECDYNTANTLFKEGRAAMIINGPWAWAGYREAKINFGVARIPMIDETGYYPAPMISPRGYSINVNTKGEKLEATCKLLKFLCSPEVMLEYTKRSGSIPSRVEAYRDPILEEDEILRGSFEQLSVGVAMPVVSEMRVIWDSMRPAYQAVINGSKSPSDAAKEMQDLAVKLIKEMKE